A genomic window from Ruminiclostridium cellulolyticum H10 includes:
- a CDS encoding type I polyketide synthase, which produces MLDFSEIKLGSKKMNNTIEEISCKDIAVIGIAVKLSKAETVDELWQNLKAGVDCVGEIPEERKKDITAYLDFISTGESQKTIGQAAFIKEVDKFDYGFFKLSPKEAGLMDPNQRLFLEVAWKAIQDAGYGGNKIKDTNTGIFLGCGADCDYKEMISKVEPQSISVAAVGNLRPVIAGRISYILNLKGPTMLIDTTCSSSLVAVHLACRSLINRECDMAIAGGIQLHILPVKQTDIGTSSSDGRTKTFDFDSDGTGTGEGVLAVILKPLSKAILDMDNIYAVIKGSAINSDGSSLGLTAPSASAQESVIIKAWEDAGINPETISYIEAHGTGTRLGDPIEIEGIKKAFGRFTNRTGFCAVGSAKSNYGHLDSAAGILGFVKAVLSLKHKTIPKNLHFNKPNAEIDFIDSPVYVADKTAEWERSGDKRRCGVSSFGISGTNSHIVLEEAPELREHKVFQDSETGVFTVSARSQTALKTLVAQYIGYLEACKAEDFHSICYTANTGREHYNYRLSVLADSLDELLLRLNFFLNSGAYSFENAYIYYGAYFMIDKDRPRTGVFDFTDKEIKEITNSAKTKMEEFLLNKNRQELLHELMELYTKGAEIEWERLYTGEGRRKISLPAYPFEKNRCWINIPHSAQSMVQSQDILYENVWIHDETCLETTDLLERGTVLVFGERCQLYNSIVKGLQESGDQLIQVFKGTEFKDLGKNSYECVNTRGGYEKLLEVLSCENITRVLYLTPREKEIEINSPEQFESNLDDGLYAFFRFTAAFARKFAGQRVEFVLVSRPVNEIIGHEDIYPDDSAITGVGMVLPFEYPGFSSRCIELDKETPYANIIKEIRSQKKYFKVAYRKGKRYVEQLQSIQKDMVQKSNIYFKENGTYVITGGLGDIGTKLAVHVAKRHNANIILIGRTKLPEREYWKDIVSNGRDTVLSGKLEAMEKLEKFSCKVAYYTADISLERELSEVLEAIRNKHGKINGIIHCAGVGANMTGRIIGEETEETFREVLKPKLRGTWLLDKLTRKDNLDFFIMFSSAITLIGGRGSSHYTAANCYLDAYSFKRKTSVTKYMALDWAPWYRSDSIGDKKTFEEKHIFKVLPQAAALKAFDETICLNLPKVIAGELNMDAALFKLEDFLPFNFSSELKEKIDAHQKKTILPEKSHKQELTLTGKSSGEYSEAERKIAGIWGSVLGYKQLSIYNNFFEMGGDSILAASIHERLKKEFSQNISIADIFAYPTIAKMAEYISGFESKKPSKSTQLDLNKENNINENIFDLFDMVSKGEMSIDNALDRLSSMEDQNG; this is translated from the coding sequence ATGTTGGACTTTAGTGAAATTAAGCTTGGCAGCAAGAAAATGAATAACACTATAGAGGAAATATCCTGCAAGGATATTGCTGTAATTGGTATTGCAGTCAAGCTTTCAAAGGCTGAAACAGTGGACGAACTATGGCAAAACTTAAAAGCTGGCGTAGACTGTGTAGGAGAAATTCCCGAGGAAAGAAAAAAGGACATAACTGCCTATTTGGATTTTATAAGTACCGGAGAGTCCCAAAAAACAATTGGTCAGGCCGCATTCATAAAAGAGGTTGATAAATTTGATTACGGTTTTTTTAAACTATCTCCCAAAGAAGCCGGATTGATGGATCCCAATCAAAGACTGTTTTTGGAAGTGGCATGGAAGGCTATTCAAGATGCGGGATATGGAGGAAATAAGATAAAGGATACCAATACGGGTATATTTCTTGGCTGTGGAGCCGATTGTGATTATAAGGAAATGATTTCAAAAGTGGAGCCTCAGTCCATATCGGTAGCTGCGGTAGGGAATTTGCGGCCTGTAATTGCAGGCAGAATCTCATATATACTGAACCTGAAAGGGCCCACCATGTTGATAGACACTACATGCTCATCTTCTCTGGTTGCAGTTCATCTTGCATGCAGGTCATTAATAAATCGCGAATGTGATATGGCAATTGCAGGAGGAATCCAGCTCCATATACTGCCTGTAAAACAAACAGATATAGGGACTTCTTCTTCTGACGGAAGGACTAAAACATTTGATTTTGATTCCGATGGCACTGGTACAGGTGAAGGCGTTCTTGCGGTGATACTAAAGCCTTTGAGCAAAGCCATCTTGGACATGGATAATATATATGCGGTTATAAAGGGAAGTGCGATCAACAGTGACGGAAGCTCCTTGGGGCTTACCGCTCCAAGTGCAAGTGCTCAGGAAAGTGTAATAATAAAGGCATGGGAGGATGCGGGCATAAATCCTGAAACTATATCCTACATAGAAGCACATGGCACAGGAACAAGACTTGGCGATCCAATAGAAATTGAAGGGATAAAAAAGGCATTTGGAAGGTTTACAAACAGAACCGGCTTTTGTGCAGTTGGGTCTGCCAAATCAAATTACGGTCATTTAGACAGTGCAGCTGGAATTTTGGGTTTTGTAAAAGCAGTGCTTTCCCTGAAACATAAAACTATACCTAAAAACCTTCATTTCAATAAACCTAACGCAGAAATTGATTTTATAGATTCTCCCGTTTATGTGGCAGATAAGACAGCTGAATGGGAACGCTCAGGAGACAAAAGAAGATGCGGGGTTAGCTCGTTTGGTATAAGTGGAACAAACAGTCATATTGTACTTGAAGAAGCACCCGAACTACGGGAACATAAAGTATTTCAGGATTCTGAAACAGGAGTGTTTACTGTCTCAGCCAGAAGCCAAACGGCCTTGAAGACTCTGGTGGCCCAATATATAGGCTATCTGGAGGCTTGCAAAGCAGAAGATTTCCATAGCATTTGTTACACTGCCAATACCGGTAGAGAGCACTATAATTACAGGTTGTCTGTGCTTGCAGACAGCTTGGATGAGCTGCTTTTAAGGCTGAACTTCTTTCTGAATAGTGGAGCTTATAGCTTTGAAAATGCCTATATATATTACGGTGCTTATTTCATGATAGATAAAGACAGACCGAGGACAGGCGTATTTGATTTTACTGATAAAGAAATCAAAGAGATTACAAATAGTGCTAAGACAAAAATGGAAGAATTCTTACTAAATAAAAATAGACAGGAACTACTTCATGAATTAATGGAACTTTATACAAAGGGTGCAGAGATTGAGTGGGAAAGACTGTATACAGGAGAAGGCAGGAGAAAAATAAGTCTACCTGCTTATCCCTTCGAAAAAAACAGATGTTGGATAAACATTCCGCATTCTGCACAGAGCATGGTGCAAAGTCAGGATATCCTGTATGAAAATGTTTGGATTCACGATGAAACCTGTCTTGAAACGACAGACCTGCTTGAAAGAGGAACAGTCCTGGTATTTGGTGAGAGATGCCAACTCTATAACAGTATTGTTAAAGGATTACAAGAAAGCGGAGACCAGCTTATACAAGTTTTTAAAGGCACTGAATTCAAGGATTTGGGGAAGAATTCCTATGAGTGTGTCAACACACGAGGGGGCTATGAAAAGTTATTAGAAGTACTCTCCTGTGAGAATATAACTCGTGTTTTATACCTGACACCACGGGAGAAGGAGATAGAGATAAACAGTCCGGAGCAGTTTGAAAGTAATCTGGATGACGGTCTGTACGCCTTTTTCAGATTTACCGCGGCTTTTGCCAGAAAGTTTGCAGGACAAAGGGTGGAATTTGTTCTTGTTTCACGTCCTGTTAATGAAATTATAGGGCATGAAGATATTTACCCTGATGATTCTGCCATAACAGGGGTGGGAATGGTACTCCCCTTTGAATATCCGGGCTTTAGCAGCAGGTGTATTGAATTAGATAAAGAAACGCCTTACGCAAACATAATAAAGGAGATACGGTCTCAAAAGAAGTATTTCAAAGTTGCTTATCGCAAGGGCAAGAGGTATGTAGAACAATTGCAGAGTATTCAAAAGGATATGGTTCAAAAGAGCAATATTTACTTTAAAGAAAATGGAACATATGTGATAACAGGCGGACTGGGTGATATAGGAACAAAACTAGCGGTTCATGTGGCAAAAAGACATAATGCAAACATTATATTGATTGGGCGTACCAAACTACCTGAACGGGAATATTGGAAGGATATTGTAAGTAATGGCCGGGATACCGTGCTTTCCGGGAAATTGGAGGCTATGGAAAAACTGGAAAAGTTCAGCTGCAAGGTTGCCTACTACACTGCGGATATATCTCTGGAAAGAGAGCTATCTGAGGTGTTGGAAGCTATCAGAAATAAACATGGCAAGATCAATGGAATAATCCATTGTGCCGGAGTTGGTGCAAATATGACAGGAAGAATAATCGGAGAAGAAACTGAGGAGACCTTCAGGGAAGTTTTGAAGCCCAAGCTGAGAGGTACATGGCTATTAGATAAATTGACCCGGAAAGATAATTTAGACTTTTTCATTATGTTTTCATCAGCCATTACACTTATAGGTGGAAGAGGCAGCAGTCACTATACTGCAGCTAATTGCTATTTGGACGCCTATTCGTTTAAAAGGAAAACTTCAGTAACAAAGTATATGGCGTTGGATTGGGCCCCCTGGTACAGAAGTGATTCAATCGGTGACAAAAAGACTTTTGAGGAAAAGCACATATTCAAAGTGCTGCCGCAGGCCGCAGCACTAAAGGCTTTTGACGAGACAATCTGTTTGAACCTCCCTAAGGTTATTGCAGGAGAGCTGAATATGGATGCAGCTTTATTTAAATTGGAGGATTTTTTGCCCTTCAATTTTTCCTCGGAATTAAAAGAAAAAATTGACGCCCACCAAAAGAAAACGATATTGCCAGAAAAAAGCCACAAGCAGGAGCTTACACTGACTGGAAAAAGCAGTGGAGAATATAGTGAGGCTGAAAGAAAAATTGCAGGAATTTGGGGGAGTGTTTTAGGCTACAAGCAATTGAGTATATATAACAATTTCTTTGAAATGGGAGGAGATTCCATTTTGGCTGCAAGTATACATGAAAGGCTAAAGAAAGAGTTCTCACAAAATATAAGCATTGCTGACATATTTGCCTATCCCACCATAGCAAAAATGGCAGAATACATATCGGGTTTTGAAAGTAAAAAGCCTAGCAAAAGCACTCAACTGGATTTGAACAAAGAAAATAATATAAATGAAAACATATTCGATCTCTTTGATATGGTTTCCAAGGGCGAAATGAGTATAGATAATGCGCTTGACCGTCTGAGTTCAATGGAGGATCAAAATGGATAA
- a CDS encoding B12-binding domain-containing radical SAM protein — protein MCSEKKIKILLLSVYCYGMRETFEEIGISYIASYLRQSGFEALLLGQSEDNIDYKRIEEFKPNIVGLPMYDISKNGVCRVVEAIHNIMPDTLFCIGGTLPTYNFREIMEQIPLIDFVIRGEGELTWLELVEHLNKGKSLENIEGLIYRSTEGIIVNPPRNLIENIGDLPWPARDILKENKLKTAVISSSRGCTGKCSFCASQLFWKKWRGREPIDVVDEMEYIVKEYGVRTFNFIDGSFEDPGINLKRVRGIAEEIIRRRLNISYFVDLRAEFFRKADEALIDLLKKSGLCGACIGYESANEYDLKFYQKYASVSDNVRAAEACRKYEINVVPGFINFNPYSTFEGLRSNIEFMEEYQFANIIHLVISRVKIFTGTVLYEKIKEDNLLLLSPEYNEYGYKFVDERITPFYNYLSDYTNYLDKESDYSLRLINYYSCQFQTLLIYLKRQFAAKQYEKARNILNDFIVNHRNNCSEINSSMAKWFKSLLDLAQENWDIEKANNISSELLNASYIKEVASRLNNEKNKLFTSLVRIDLQIAEYFLNIE, from the coding sequence ATGTGCAGTGAAAAAAAGATAAAAATACTGCTGCTGTCAGTATATTGTTATGGAATGAGAGAAACTTTTGAGGAAATAGGAATCTCTTATATTGCATCTTATTTAAGGCAAAGTGGTTTTGAAGCTTTATTATTAGGACAGTCTGAGGATAACATTGACTATAAAAGAATCGAAGAATTCAAGCCCAATATAGTAGGCTTGCCGATGTACGATATTTCTAAAAATGGTGTTTGCAGAGTTGTTGAAGCAATTCACAATATAATGCCGGATACATTATTTTGTATCGGGGGCACACTGCCAACATACAATTTCAGAGAAATAATGGAACAGATTCCGCTAATAGATTTTGTAATCAGAGGAGAAGGCGAGCTTACATGGCTGGAGCTGGTTGAACATCTGAATAAGGGTAAGAGTTTGGAAAATATTGAGGGGTTAATATATAGAAGTACAGAAGGTATTATAGTTAATCCCCCAAGAAATCTGATAGAAAATATCGGAGACCTACCATGGCCTGCAAGAGATATATTAAAAGAAAACAAATTAAAGACTGCAGTTATCTCGTCCTCCAGAGGTTGTACAGGAAAATGCAGTTTTTGTGCTTCCCAGTTATTCTGGAAGAAGTGGAGAGGCAGGGAACCCATAGATGTTGTTGATGAGATGGAATATATTGTAAAGGAATATGGAGTCAGAACATTTAATTTCATTGACGGAAGCTTTGAAGATCCAGGTATTAACCTGAAAAGAGTACGTGGTATTGCAGAAGAAATAATTAGGCGACGGCTCAATATTTCATATTTTGTTGATCTGCGTGCTGAGTTTTTCAGAAAAGCGGATGAGGCTTTGATTGATTTATTAAAAAAGTCAGGATTATGCGGAGCATGTATAGGTTATGAGTCTGCTAATGAATACGACTTAAAATTCTACCAGAAGTATGCTTCAGTTTCGGACAATGTCAGAGCAGCAGAGGCTTGTAGAAAATATGAAATAAATGTTGTACCAGGATTTATAAATTTTAATCCATATTCTACCTTTGAGGGTTTACGAAGTAATATAGAATTTATGGAAGAATATCAATTTGCAAACATTATACACTTAGTTATCAGCAGGGTAAAAATATTTACCGGCACAGTACTATATGAAAAAATAAAAGAAGATAATCTATTGCTGTTATCCCCTGAGTATAATGAATACGGATATAAATTTGTTGATGAAAGGATTACACCTTTTTATAATTATCTTTCTGATTATACTAATTATCTGGACAAGGAAAGTGACTACTCCTTAAGGCTCATAAATTACTATTCTTGCCAGTTTCAAACACTGCTAATATATCTGAAAAGACAGTTTGCCGCAAAACAATATGAAAAAGCCCGGAATATCTTAAATGACTTTATTGTCAATCACAGAAATAACTGCTCAGAAATAAACAGCTCAATGGCAAAATGGTTTAAATCTCTATTGGATTTAGCACAGGAAAATTGGGATATTGAAAAGGCAAATAATATATCGTCTGAATTGCTGAATGCTTCCTACATAAAAGAAGTTGCCTCAAGGTTAAATAATGAAAAGAATAAGCTATTTACCAGCCTGGTACGTATTGATTTACAAATTGCTGAGTATTTTTTAAATATTGAGTAG
- a CDS encoding non-ribosomal peptide synthetase: protein MIQSTKISRENVENMLSLSHMQFGMLFDYINNPESGLYIEQLCLKLSGCLDPDIFRKAWKHVAETNTALRTVFRWKGIEKPVQIVQREFEIPIEFYDFMDKKDDNLSDSRECFLKSDWETGVDLEINPFRVSLLRINENEQEMVLTYHHILFDGWSNGILIKEFLNAYNAFSEGREIQRTVKGKYEDFIRWCLEQPKDRQKEYWFEYLKGFDKKTSLPYCSIGTDAFKAGKHVSIFPAELADSVVTFSTHNEITIATLMYCTWGILLQKYSDVDDVLFGTTISGRQSSIKNVENIVGLFINTIPLRINSNGDTKIFDLLKAVDKAVRDREEFGSTALVDIKSYSEVDKSSTLFDSIVIVENYPIDRMLTEKGPGLSIISYSIKEMTDFDLTVEVSMLTQNIRLALTYNSNAFEESSITNISRVFVDILKDIVENPFREFSEISIVKDSETKCILNEFNDTATPYEKGKTLFELFEEQVERTPDSIAVCFDMALGDVYNKVLAGKISPSLIKVLEDCVYSKNEYIHLFDSQNLFSNRNIVEKSEDLRMVKTNKGNIVVISTPVLSALKLFDGTSTLKQIYESLAMNEKNYIILRSKSDIIKDYFKWNKKIFNISKSFMDFIKLLIELDICNLLHIVGTDKLLTCSDSCCIEEYEAGNRENREIQTDIKAIAGQADPGDSIAPVLLLGDTTGTASTGILYLASYLRRNGIEAYCQWNDTTGTNEELKENIGELLRTIKPKLVGISMKWFPHIARSLEICKIVKEYDPGISVVIGGNTASYYWRELTGNKHVDYIILGDGELPLLKICQKAEYIPNCAYKINGKIVINEISYIQNEENSHDIYLSHMDKIFVRKEDPLYSQYFYIFTGKGCYANCFYCGGCRTAQKRTFGRVKPFLRRPEEVRKDISAVMGYTSTFMFDFEVAGSDTLEYYKSIWEGIDLKKHFCSFYFWTLPDKKVIRLISQTFKYVNLNIDLCSLSERHRNQLNEQGMVKPQPENEQILKFFNNCSEFDNIEVKINLIAGLPFFTVEDASESIHMLESILERYPFFKGLDWGKLHAQPGADLAESAVNYGLKSSARCFDDYLTYSKKNMKLKQYPDLSSINYPFIDFMDEKLNLEISKHYFDVNDRLKSYEERKHNKFITARFTYRELNEKANQLARHLRNAGVKRETIVGIMANSSIEMVIGIIGILKSGGAYLPIDAGYPDERLRNILEDSGADILLCQSHLISKIRTDVTTIDIDDCGLYKGDSNNLDKLNSENDLAYIIYTSGSMGKPKGVMVEHKSITNTIQWRKAEYSMNEEDAVLQLFSHCFDGFLTSFFTPIVSGAMVVLPDDIEVINLMRIKEHIVGKKITHFICVPTLYTAIQDYLSGNDMESLKVVTLAGEKVPAKLATKSLQKREDLELVNEYGPTENSVASTVFRNLQKAENILIGRPIANTRVYILNKYNQPMPIGVTGEICLSGDGVARGYLNRPELTQQKFVPDPFEQGKVMYKTGDSGKWLPDGNIEYIGRIDHQVKIRGFRIELGEIEARLIKHSSIKQAAVIDKENGDGSKYLCAYIAAEKELQISTLRSFLQEELPDYMVPTQFIFVDKLPFTQNGKLDRKALQEISGADRNAALYQPPDNSVETLVADIWKQVLDKDYFGRNDNFFDLGGNSILLMQVHAKLEKIYPGKVKITDLFDNSTVSKLAVLLTKDENHTDEKLTVGSINLPQDFRSNKNSSIPNSVFRIRFDDETANKLNAISHREKVDVYTIFIAAYVYLLSQAAGTEQVSVQVMCSPNRIVDMEIDISQVKNFSELYLLVCDRFKENNSDSYDVSDIDKFEIKNTDYSVCPLIYNKSLMTTDTGLFKKYDIILQYIKDTDGMTLSFEYNGGKILKNKALEMFNQYIELLELMCDK from the coding sequence TTGATACAGTCAACTAAGATATCAAGAGAAAATGTAGAGAACATGTTGTCTTTGAGCCATATGCAATTTGGAATGTTATTTGATTACATAAATAATCCTGAAAGTGGCTTGTATATAGAGCAGTTATGCCTGAAGCTGTCAGGGTGTCTGGACCCCGATATATTTAGAAAAGCATGGAAACACGTTGCTGAGACTAATACTGCCTTAAGAACTGTTTTCAGGTGGAAGGGGATAGAAAAACCTGTACAGATAGTTCAAAGAGAATTTGAAATTCCAATAGAATTTTATGACTTCATGGATAAGAAGGACGATAATTTATCTGATTCCAGAGAATGTTTTTTAAAAAGTGACTGGGAAACCGGAGTAGACCTTGAAATAAATCCTTTCAGGGTTTCACTACTGAGAATTAACGAAAATGAACAAGAAATGGTTCTCACATATCATCATATTTTATTTGATGGTTGGAGCAATGGTATTTTAATTAAGGAATTCTTAAATGCTTATAACGCTTTCAGTGAAGGAAGAGAAATACAAAGAACGGTTAAGGGAAAGTACGAAGATTTTATACGGTGGTGTTTGGAACAGCCAAAGGACAGACAGAAAGAGTACTGGTTTGAATATTTAAAGGGGTTTGATAAAAAGACAAGCCTTCCCTATTGTAGTATAGGTACAGATGCTTTTAAGGCAGGCAAACATGTCAGTATTTTTCCTGCTGAATTAGCCGACAGTGTAGTAACTTTTTCAACGCACAATGAAATAACTATTGCAACCCTCATGTATTGTACTTGGGGGATTCTGCTGCAAAAATATTCTGATGTAGATGATGTTTTATTTGGGACTACCATATCAGGAAGGCAGTCAAGTATCAAGAATGTTGAAAATATAGTAGGTTTATTTATTAACACCATTCCGCTGAGAATAAATAGTAACGGAGATACTAAAATATTTGACTTATTAAAAGCGGTTGATAAGGCAGTGAGAGACAGGGAAGAGTTTGGAAGTACTGCACTTGTTGATATAAAATCCTATAGTGAGGTAGATAAAAGCAGCACACTGTTTGACTCAATTGTTATAGTAGAAAATTATCCTATTGACAGAATGCTTACAGAAAAAGGTCCCGGTCTGTCAATAATTTCATATTCTATCAAAGAAATGACTGACTTTGACCTTACTGTTGAGGTTTCCATGCTGACACAAAATATAAGGTTGGCACTGACGTACAATTCCAATGCTTTCGAAGAATCCTCAATAACAAATATCAGCAGGGTTTTTGTGGATATACTGAAGGATATAGTGGAAAATCCCTTCCGTGAGTTCTCTGAAATTAGTATTGTTAAGGATTCAGAGACAAAGTGTATTTTGAATGAATTTAACGATACAGCTACCCCGTATGAAAAGGGTAAAACCCTTTTTGAATTATTTGAGGAGCAGGTAGAACGAACACCCGACAGTATAGCGGTTTGTTTTGATATGGCACTGGGAGATGTATATAATAAAGTACTTGCAGGGAAAATCAGTCCATCTTTGATAAAGGTGCTGGAGGATTGTGTTTACTCAAAGAATGAATACATTCACTTGTTTGATTCTCAGAACCTGTTTAGCAATAGAAACATTGTTGAAAAAAGTGAAGACCTGAGAATGGTGAAAACAAATAAAGGCAATATTGTCGTAATAAGTACACCTGTACTGTCGGCTTTAAAACTGTTTGACGGAACCAGTACTTTAAAGCAAATCTATGAATCCTTGGCAATGAATGAAAAGAATTATATTATTCTTAGAAGTAAATCAGACATTATAAAAGATTATTTTAAATGGAACAAAAAGATTTTTAATATATCAAAGAGTTTCATGGATTTCATTAAGCTACTAATAGAGCTGGATATTTGTAACTTGTTGCATATTGTAGGCACAGACAAATTATTAACCTGTTCAGATAGTTGCTGTATTGAAGAATATGAAGCAGGTAACCGGGAAAACAGGGAGATACAGACCGATATAAAAGCGATAGCGGGACAAGCTGACCCTGGGGATAGTATTGCACCGGTACTGCTTTTGGGGGATACTACAGGAACTGCGTCAACGGGGATATTATATCTTGCCTCATATCTGAGAAGGAATGGCATAGAAGCGTATTGTCAGTGGAATGACACTACAGGTACTAATGAGGAATTAAAAGAGAATATAGGAGAACTTTTGCGTACAATTAAGCCCAAGCTGGTGGGAATAAGTATGAAATGGTTTCCTCACATTGCACGTTCTTTGGAAATATGCAAAATAGTCAAAGAATATGATCCGGGAATATCTGTAGTGATAGGAGGTAATACAGCATCCTACTACTGGAGGGAGTTAACGGGGAATAAGCATGTGGATTATATTATTCTGGGAGACGGTGAATTACCGCTTTTGAAAATATGTCAAAAGGCAGAATATATTCCTAATTGTGCTTATAAAATAAATGGAAAAATTGTAATAAATGAGATAAGTTACATTCAAAATGAAGAAAATTCACATGATATATATCTGTCTCATATGGATAAGATCTTTGTACGCAAGGAGGACCCACTATATTCTCAGTACTTCTATATTTTCACCGGTAAGGGCTGTTATGCGAATTGCTTTTACTGTGGAGGGTGCAGAACAGCACAAAAGAGAACATTCGGAAGAGTAAAGCCGTTTTTGCGGAGACCGGAAGAGGTTAGAAAAGATATCAGTGCGGTCATGGGCTATACCTCCACATTTATGTTTGATTTTGAGGTAGCCGGATCTGACACTTTGGAGTACTACAAAAGTATTTGGGAAGGAATAGACCTTAAAAAACATTTTTGCTCTTTCTACTTCTGGACCTTGCCCGATAAGAAAGTAATAAGACTGATTTCCCAAACCTTTAAATACGTAAACCTTAACATAGACTTATGTAGCCTGTCCGAGAGACATAGAAATCAGCTCAACGAACAGGGAATGGTCAAACCTCAGCCTGAAAATGAACAAATATTGAAGTTCTTTAACAACTGTTCTGAATTTGACAACATAGAAGTCAAGATAAATTTAATAGCAGGACTGCCTTTCTTTACAGTGGAAGACGCTTCTGAGAGCATTCATATGCTTGAAAGTATACTGGAAAGGTATCCATTCTTTAAGGGACTTGACTGGGGAAAGCTTCATGCACAGCCCGGTGCAGACCTTGCTGAAAGTGCAGTCAATTATGGGCTGAAATCCAGTGCTCGTTGCTTTGATGACTACCTGACATATAGCAAAAAAAATATGAAGCTAAAACAATACCCGGACTTGTCCAGTATAAACTACCCGTTTATAGATTTTATGGACGAGAAACTCAATTTGGAAATCAGCAAACATTATTTTGACGTAAATGATAGGTTGAAATCATATGAGGAAAGAAAACACAATAAATTTATAACTGCAAGATTCACATATCGTGAATTAAACGAGAAGGCAAATCAATTGGCAAGGCACTTAAGAAATGCAGGTGTGAAAAGGGAAACCATAGTGGGAATTATGGCAAACAGCTCCATTGAAATGGTTATTGGTATTATTGGAATTCTAAAATCAGGAGGTGCATATCTACCTATAGATGCAGGATACCCTGATGAGAGGCTGCGTAATATTCTTGAAGACAGCGGTGCTGATATATTGCTGTGCCAAAGCCATCTGATAAGTAAAATAAGGACAGATGTAACAACAATAGATATAGATGATTGTGGATTGTATAAAGGTGATAGCAACAATCTTGATAAACTAAACAGTGAAAATGATCTGGCATACATAATATATACTTCCGGCTCCATGGGAAAACCAAAAGGAGTAATGGTAGAGCACAAAAGCATTACTAATACAATACAATGGAGAAAAGCGGAATATAGCATGAATGAAGAAGATGCTGTATTACAATTGTTTTCCCACTGCTTTGACGGATTTCTGACCAGCTTTTTCACTCCAATTGTATCCGGGGCTATGGTTGTTCTTCCAGATGATATAGAAGTAATAAATCTGATGAGAATAAAAGAACATATAGTGGGGAAAAAAATAACCCATTTTATATGTGTCCCTACGTTATATACGGCTATACAGGATTACCTGAGCGGTAATGATATGGAAAGTCTGAAGGTTGTAACACTGGCAGGAGAAAAAGTTCCGGCTAAGCTAGCTACAAAGAGTTTGCAAAAAAGAGAAGATCTGGAGTTGGTGAATGAATACGGCCCCACAGAGAACAGTGTTGCTTCCACGGTATTCAGAAATTTACAAAAAGCTGAAAATATCCTTATAGGCCGTCCAATAGCAAACACAAGGGTGTATATTTTAAATAAATACAATCAGCCCATGCCGATAGGAGTGACCGGGGAGATATGTTTGTCAGGAGATGGCGTGGCAAGAGGGTACCTTAATAGGCCTGAGCTGACACAACAAAAATTCGTGCCTGATCCGTTTGAACAGGGAAAAGTTATGTACAAAACAGGTGATTCGGGTAAATGGCTGCCTGACGGAAATATTGAATACATTGGAAGAATAGATCATCAGGTAAAAATACGGGGCTTCAGGATTGAACTGGGCGAAATTGAGGCCAGGCTGATAAAGCACAGTTCAATAAAGCAAGCTGCTGTAATTGACAAAGAAAATGGGGATGGCAGCAAATATCTATGTGCCTACATTGCAGCTGAGAAGGAGCTGCAGATATCAACGCTGCGCTCATTCCTACAAGAAGAACTTCCTGACTATATGGTGCCGACCCAATTCATTTTTGTGGACAAACTGCCGTTTACGCAAAACGGTAAACTGGACAGGAAAGCACTTCAGGAGATTTCAGGGGCGGACAGAAATGCTGCTTTATACCAGCCGCCCGATAATTCAGTGGAAACGCTGGTAGCTGATATATGGAAGCAGGTTCTGGACAAAGATTATTTTGGCAGAAATGATAACTTTTTTGATCTGGGAGGCAATTCAATCCTCTTGATGCAGGTTCACGCAAAGTTGGAAAAAATCTATCCCGGAAAAGTTAAAATTACCGATCTTTTTGATAATTCTACCGTTTCAAAGCTGGCTGTCCTATTGACGAAGGATGAGAATCATACTGATGAAAAATTGACTGTTGGCTCCATAAATTTACCACAAGACTTTAGGAGCAATAAAAATTCAAGTATTCCAAACTCAGTTTTCAGAATAAGGTTTGATGATGAAACAGCAAACAAGCTAAATGCGATTTCACACCGTGAAAAGGTTGATGTATATACTATTTTCATAGCAGCATATGTTTATTTACTGTCACAGGCGGCCGGGACTGAACAGGTTTCAGTTCAGGTAATGTGTTCTCCTAATAGAATCGTCGATATGGAAATAGATATTTCACAAGTAAAGAATTTCTCTGAGCTGTATTTATTAGTGTGTGATAGATTTAAAGAAAACAATAGTGATTCTTATGATGTCAGCGACATTGACAAATTTGAGATCAAGAATACGGACTATTCCGTCTGCCCGCTTATATACAATAAAAGTCTTATGACTACAGATACAGGTCTATTTAAAAAATACGATATAATTCTTCAATATATCAAGGATACTGACGGTATGACACTTTCCTTTGAGTATAATGGCGGAAAAATTCTGAAGAACAAGGCTCTGGAGATGTTTAACCAGTACATTGAGCTTTTAGAGCTTATGTGTGACAAATAG